A genomic window from Microvirga sp. TS319 includes:
- a CDS encoding MaoC family dehydratase encodes MPRYAFEDFTPGSAQMLGPYTVTKEALLAFAREYDAQPFHVDEIAAKDSFVGTLIASGWHTCCINMRLLADGMILDSASMGSPGIEEVKWLKPVRPGDTLRSRMTVLESRPSKSRPSIGLVRFGFEMLNQADETVLTQKNWVMFGRRDSEPVKGSGRSVLAAEASAMPDHTPKRELPHISSNPYFEDLVIGEAEELGSYTFEPDDIIHFARQFDPQRFHVDAEAAKESLFGALCASGWHTASIWMKLMVEYRSRIRANALAHGARPARLGPSPGFTDLKWLKPAYAGDTLTYRSTVTGKRVSNSRPGWGLVFYHNSATNQHGEEVFSFEGMVFWERRP; translated from the coding sequence ATGCCTCGTTACGCTTTTGAAGACTTCACGCCCGGCTCTGCGCAGATGCTCGGCCCCTATACCGTCACGAAGGAAGCGCTGCTCGCCTTCGCGCGGGAATACGACGCTCAGCCCTTTCACGTGGACGAGATCGCCGCCAAGGACAGCTTTGTCGGCACGCTGATCGCCTCGGGCTGGCACACCTGCTGCATCAACATGCGTCTGCTCGCGGACGGGATGATCCTGGATTCCGCCTCCATGGGCTCGCCCGGCATCGAGGAAGTGAAGTGGCTCAAGCCGGTGCGGCCGGGCGACACGTTGCGCTCGCGCATGACGGTCCTCGAGAGCAGGCCCTCGAAGAGCCGTCCGTCCATCGGACTCGTGCGCTTCGGCTTCGAGATGCTGAACCAGGCCGATGAGACCGTGCTCACCCAGAAGAACTGGGTCATGTTCGGGCGTCGCGATTCCGAACCCGTCAAGGGATCCGGCCGCAGCGTCCTTGCGGCCGAGGCCTCGGCCATGCCTGACCACACGCCGAAGCGGGAGCTGCCGCATATCTCTTCGAACCCCTATTTCGAGGATCTCGTGATCGGCGAGGCGGAGGAGCTGGGGTCCTACACCTTCGAGCCCGATGACATCATCCATTTCGCCAGGCAGTTCGATCCGCAGCGCTTCCACGTGGATGCGGAAGCCGCGAAAGAGAGCCTGTTCGGTGCCCTCTGCGCCTCCGGCTGGCATACGGCGAGCATCTGGATGAAGCTGATGGTGGAGTATCGCAGCCGCATCCGCGCGAATGCGCTGGCTCACGGCGCCCGGCCCGCGAGGCTCGGCCCCTCCCCGGGCTTCACCGACCTCAAATGGCTGAAGCCCGCCTATGCAGGCGATACCCTCACCTACCGCTCGACGGTGACGGGCAAGCGCGTGTCGAATTCCCGCCCCGGCTGGGGGCTCGTGTTCTATCACAACAGCGCCACGAACCAGCATGGAGAGGAGGTCTTCTCCTTCGAGGGTATGGTGTTCTGGGAACGGCGGCCCTGA
- the nfi gene encoding deoxyribonuclease V (cleaves DNA at apurinic or apyrimidinic sites): MQLHYRHSWNLSPSEAIALQQDLRREVVSDRPIDLDAVKLVAGVDVSVKNEQSQAAIVVVTYPGFLLVETVLARRATPFPYVPGLLSFREGPVLEEAFEKLKSEPDVFLFDGMGIAHPRRIGIASHMGLWLQRPTVGCGKTLLCGRYKHLGEEKGSAAPLVDRKETIGVALRTRTAKNPMFISPGHLADIPTAAELVLRCSPKYRLPEPIRLAHNAAGQFSPLPA; encoded by the coding sequence ATGCAGCTTCATTACCGCCACTCCTGGAATCTGTCCCCATCCGAGGCCATCGCCCTTCAGCAGGATCTGAGACGGGAGGTCGTGTCGGACCGCCCCATCGACCTCGACGCGGTCAAGCTCGTGGCCGGTGTGGACGTGAGCGTGAAGAACGAGCAATCCCAGGCCGCCATCGTGGTCGTCACCTATCCGGGTTTTCTGCTCGTGGAAACGGTCCTTGCCCGGCGCGCGACGCCGTTTCCCTATGTGCCGGGCCTGTTGAGCTTCCGCGAGGGGCCGGTGCTGGAGGAGGCTTTTGAGAAGCTGAAGTCGGAGCCGGACGTCTTCCTGTTCGACGGCATGGGAATCGCCCATCCCCGCCGCATCGGCATCGCCAGCCATATGGGCCTGTGGCTGCAGCGACCCACGGTCGGCTGCGGCAAGACCCTCCTGTGCGGCCGCTACAAGCATCTCGGCGAGGAGAAGGGGTCGGCAGCCCCCCTCGTCGATCGAAAGGAGACCATCGGCGTCGCCCTGCGCACCCGCACGGCCAAGAACCCGATGTTCATCTCGCCCGGACATCTGGCCGATATCCCGACCGCCGCCGAGCTCGTGCTGCGCTGTTCTCCAAAGTATCGCTTGCCCGAACCGATCCGCCTGGCGCACAACGCGGCCGGACAGTTCAGCCCGCTTCCGGCGTGA
- a CDS encoding group III truncated hemoglobin encodes MASRPTTIRSIPIITPAEGVTEKMIRELVVTFYDRVLRDPELGPIFHEALSGRWNEHLAIMVDFWSSIALRTARYSGKPQAAHADMDLTPELFGRWLDLFGETAREILEPDVAEFFIGRAQRIAESLQIGLGIGPKALRLP; translated from the coding sequence TTGGCCTCCCGCCCCACCACCATCCGCAGCATCCCCATCATCACGCCCGCCGAGGGTGTGACGGAAAAGATGATTCGCGAGCTTGTCGTTACGTTCTATGACCGTGTCCTGCGCGATCCCGAGCTCGGCCCCATCTTTCACGAGGCCCTGTCGGGCCGATGGAACGAGCATCTGGCAATCATGGTGGATTTCTGGTCCTCGATCGCCCTGAGGACGGCGCGCTACAGCGGCAAGCCGCAAGCGGCCCATGCCGACATGGACCTTACGCCCGAGCTGTTCGGGCGCTGGCTCGACCTGTTTGGGGAGACGGCGCGCGAGATCCTCGAGCCCGATGTGGCCGAGTTCTTCATCGGCCGCGCGCAGCGCATCGCGGAGAGCCTGCAGATCGGGCTCGGAATCGGCCCGAAGGCCCTGCGCCTGCCGTAG
- the ychF gene encoding redox-regulated ATPase YchF, whose translation MGFKMGIVGLPNVGKSTLFNALTQTAAAQAANYPFCTIEPNVGDVAVPDERLDQLAGIAGSAQIIPTRLTFVDIAGLVRGASRGEGLGNQFLANIREVDAIAHVVRCFEDTDITHVEGKIDPIADIETIETELMLADLDSLEKRVTALEKKAKGNDKEAKETLDLVNRTLPLLREGKPARMVERKVEEERLFQMLGLLSSKPVLYVCNVEEASADKGNEFSGRVFERAKEEGAKAVVVSAKIESEIAVLPAEDQKDYLDAVGLEEPGLNRVIRAGYELLGLITYFTVGPKEARAWTITRGTRAPGAAGVIHTDFEKGFIRAETIAYADYVPLKGEAGARDAGKLRLEGKDYVVQDGDVMHFRFNT comes from the coding sequence ATGGGCTTCAAGATGGGCATCGTCGGCCTGCCGAACGTAGGTAAGTCCACCCTCTTCAACGCGCTGACGCAGACCGCCGCCGCGCAGGCTGCGAATTATCCGTTCTGCACCATCGAGCCCAACGTGGGCGACGTGGCCGTGCCGGACGAGCGTCTCGACCAGCTCGCGGGCATCGCCGGTTCGGCCCAGATCATTCCGACCCGCCTCACCTTCGTGGATATCGCCGGCCTCGTGCGCGGCGCGTCCCGCGGCGAGGGCCTCGGCAACCAGTTCCTGGCCAATATCCGCGAAGTGGATGCCATCGCCCATGTGGTGCGCTGCTTCGAGGACACGGACATCACCCATGTCGAAGGCAAGATCGACCCCATCGCCGACATCGAGACCATCGAGACGGAGCTGATGCTGGCCGACCTCGACAGCCTCGAGAAGCGCGTCACGGCGCTTGAGAAGAAGGCCAAGGGCAACGACAAGGAAGCCAAGGAGACGCTCGACCTCGTCAACCGGACCCTGCCCCTGCTGCGCGAGGGCAAGCCCGCCCGCATGGTGGAGCGGAAGGTCGAAGAGGAGCGCCTGTTCCAGATGCTCGGCCTCCTGTCCTCGAAGCCGGTTCTCTACGTGTGCAACGTGGAGGAAGCCTCCGCCGACAAGGGCAATGAATTCTCAGGCAGGGTCTTCGAGCGCGCCAAAGAAGAAGGCGCGAAGGCCGTCGTGGTCTCGGCCAAGATCGAGAGCGAGATCGCGGTTCTGCCGGCTGAGGACCAGAAGGATTATCTCGACGCCGTAGGCCTCGAGGAGCCCGGCCTCAACCGGGTGATCCGCGCAGGCTACGAGCTGCTCGGCCTCATCACCTACTTCACCGTCGGCCCGAAGGAGGCCCGCGCCTGGACGATCACCAGGGGGACTCGGGCACCTGGAGCAGCCGGTGTGATCCATACGGATTTCGAGAAGGGCTTCATCCGCGCCGAGACCATCGCCTATGCCGACTACGTGCCGCTCAAGGGCGAGGCGGGTGCGCGCGATGCGGGCAAGCTGCGGCTGGAAGGCAAGGACTATGTCGTCCAGGACGGCGACGTGATGCACTTCCGCTTCAACACCTGA
- the pth gene encoding aminoacyl-tRNA hydrolase, translating to MRLFVGLGNPGSRYARNRHNIGFMAVDEIARAHNAGPWRKRFHAEAADAVIGGEKVLLIKPQTYMNLSGQAVGEAQNFFKIPLQDVTVFYDELDLPPAKLRVKIGGGNAGHNGLRSISAHCGNDYRRVRLGIGHPGHKALVQGHVLGDFGKSEEPWVEDLCRAIADNAALLAKGEDGSFQNRIHLAMEAKGWIDVKRPGEKAADK from the coding sequence ATGCGTCTTTTCGTCGGCCTTGGCAATCCTGGTTCCCGCTACGCTAGAAACCGCCACAATATCGGTTTCATGGCTGTGGACGAGATTGCGCGCGCCCACAATGCAGGCCCCTGGCGCAAGCGCTTTCACGCCGAGGCCGCGGATGCCGTGATCGGCGGCGAGAAGGTGCTGCTCATCAAGCCCCAGACCTACATGAACCTGTCCGGCCAGGCGGTGGGAGAAGCCCAGAACTTCTTCAAGATCCCGCTTCAGGACGTCACGGTCTTCTACGACGAGCTCGATCTGCCGCCCGCCAAGCTGCGGGTGAAGATCGGCGGCGGCAATGCGGGCCATAACGGCCTGCGCTCGATTTCGGCCCATTGCGGCAACGATTACCGCCGCGTGCGGCTCGGCATCGGCCATCCTGGCCACAAGGCCCTCGTGCAGGGCCACGTGCTCGGCGATTTCGGCAAGAGCGAGGAACCGTGGGTCGAGGATCTGTGCCGTGCCATTGCCGACAACGCTGCCCTCCTTGCCAAAGGTGAGGACGGAAGCTTTCAGAACAGGATCCACCTCGCCATGGAGGCGAAGGGCTGGATCGATGTGAAGCGGCCCGGAGAAAAGGCCGCCGACAAGTAG
- a CDS encoding 50S ribosomal protein L25/general stress protein Ctc, protein MSEVKQIKAVARDRAGKGAARAVRRQGQVPAVIYGAGQPAQAISLDFNQTKQLIFAGHFLTTIFDIDVDGKTVRAIPRDYQLDPVRDFPLHVDFFRVAAGQTIKVVVPVHVVGQEKSPGVKRGGTVQIVEHSVELQVSPDAIPDFVEASVEGLNIGASVHLNDVKLPNGVKAASTENLTLVTVVAPTGLKEEEAAPAAEATPAA, encoded by the coding sequence ATGAGCGAAGTAAAGCAAATCAAGGCCGTGGCGCGCGACCGGGCCGGCAAGGGGGCCGCCCGGGCCGTTCGTCGCCAAGGCCAAGTTCCCGCCGTCATCTACGGAGCCGGCCAGCCGGCCCAGGCGATCTCCCTCGACTTCAACCAGACCAAGCAGCTGATCTTCGCCGGTCACTTCCTCACGACGATCTTCGACATCGACGTGGACGGCAAGACGGTCCGCGCGATCCCGCGCGACTACCAGCTCGACCCGGTGAGGGACTTCCCCCTTCACGTCGACTTCTTCCGCGTCGCCGCCGGCCAGACCATCAAGGTCGTGGTTCCGGTCCACGTGGTCGGCCAGGAGAAGTCCCCCGGCGTGAAGCGCGGCGGCACGGTCCAGATCGTCGAGCACTCGGTTGAGCTCCAGGTTTCGCCCGACGCGATCCCGGACTTCGTCGAGGCTTCTGTCGAAGGCCTCAACATCGGCGCCTCGGTCCACCTCAACGACGTCAAGCTGCCGAACGGCGTCAAGGCGGCCTCCACCGAGAACCTCACCCTCGTCACCGTCGTGGCCCCGACCGGCCTGAAGGAAGAGGAAGCGGCTCCGGCCGCCGAGGCCACCCCCGCCGCCTGA
- a CDS encoding ribose-phosphate pyrophosphokinase translates to MKLVAGNSNRPLAEAIAAYLNVPLAKAQVKRFADMEVFVEIQENVRGEDVFIIQSTSFPTNDHLMELLIITDALRRASARRITAVIPYFGYARQDRKPAARTPISAKLVSNLITHAGVDRVLTLDLHAGQIQGFFDIPTDNLFAAPTLARDIKERLDGGNRMVVSPDVGGVVRARALAKRIDAPLAIVDKRRERPGESEVMNIIGDVAGRSCILVDDIVDSGGTLVNAADALLAKGAKEVYAYITHGVLSGGAVSRIAGSRLKELVITDSIMPTEAVKVAHNIRVISIAPLMGEAIGRTATESSVSSLFD, encoded by the coding sequence ATGAAGCTCGTTGCGGGAAATTCCAACCGTCCGCTGGCCGAGGCCATCGCCGCCTATCTCAACGTTCCGCTGGCCAAGGCCCAGGTGAAGCGTTTCGCCGACATGGAAGTGTTCGTCGAAATTCAGGAGAATGTGCGCGGCGAGGATGTGTTCATCATTCAGTCGACCTCGTTCCCCACGAACGACCACCTGATGGAACTGCTGATCATCACCGATGCGCTCCGCCGCGCCTCCGCGCGCCGCATCACGGCGGTGATCCCCTATTTCGGCTACGCCCGCCAGGACCGTAAGCCCGCCGCCCGCACGCCGATCTCGGCCAAGCTCGTCTCCAACCTCATCACCCATGCGGGTGTCGACCGCGTTCTGACCCTCGACCTTCATGCCGGTCAGATCCAGGGCTTCTTCGACATCCCGACCGACAACCTGTTCGCGGCCCCCACTCTTGCCCGCGACATCAAGGAGCGGCTCGACGGCGGCAACCGCATGGTGGTTTCGCCCGACGTGGGCGGCGTGGTGCGCGCCCGGGCGCTCGCCAAGCGCATCGATGCGCCCCTCGCCATCGTCGACAAGCGCCGCGAGCGTCCGGGCGAGTCCGAGGTCATGAACATCATCGGCGACGTGGCCGGCCGCTCCTGCATCCTGGTCGACGACATCGTCGATTCCGGCGGCACCCTGGTGAACGCTGCCGATGCTCTTCTCGCCAAGGGCGCGAAGGAAGTCTATGCCTACATCACCCATGGTGTTCTCTCGGGCGGGGCCGTGTCCCGCATCGCCGGCTCCCGGCTCAAGGAACTGGTCATCACCGATTCCATCATGCCGACCGAAGCCGTGAAGGTCGCCCACAACATCCGGGTCATCAGCATCGCCCCCCTCATGGGCGAGGCCATCGGCCGCACGGCGACCGAAAGCTCGGTCTCGAGCCTGTTCGATTAA
- a CDS encoding benzoate/H(+) symporter BenE family transporter has protein sequence MRLSIVTSAVVAALVGFGSTIAIIIAAAQAVGADAAQTSSWVAALCLSMAATSGYLSVRYRMPVVTAWSTPGAALIAASNGISIHAAVGCFLLTGLLIVLAAFIKPFGRLIEKIPTSIAAAMLAGVLIRFVMAVFESAQGAPGLVLPLVGLFLVARLFNPALAVLAVLFVGLGVAFGGGLAHPLSSDFSLSSLTFIAPAFEPAALIGLGLPLFLVTMASQNLPGFAVLRASGYTPPTRPILAVTGLASMVTALFGAHTSNLAAISAAICTGPDTHPDPAKRWMVGPFYTLSYLAFAAFSAALIGLIAALPPELIKTVAGLALMGAFAGSLSSALSEEAKRFPAVLTLAVTASGLTLYGIGSAFWGLAAGLVALALDALVIHVRKLG, from the coding sequence ATGCGCCTGTCGATCGTCACGTCCGCCGTCGTCGCGGCCCTCGTGGGCTTCGGCAGTACGATCGCCATCATCATCGCGGCGGCTCAGGCGGTCGGGGCGGATGCGGCGCAGACCTCGTCCTGGGTCGCGGCCCTGTGCCTGTCCATGGCGGCCACGAGCGGCTACCTGAGCGTCCGCTACCGGATGCCGGTGGTCACCGCCTGGTCGACGCCCGGCGCCGCGCTGATCGCGGCCTCCAACGGCATATCGATCCACGCGGCCGTGGGCTGTTTCCTGCTGACCGGTCTCCTCATCGTGCTGGCGGCCTTCATCAAGCCGTTCGGCCGGCTGATCGAGAAGATCCCGACCTCGATCGCCGCCGCCATGCTGGCGGGCGTCCTGATCCGCTTCGTCATGGCCGTATTCGAGAGCGCGCAGGGCGCGCCCGGCCTCGTCCTGCCCCTGGTCGGCCTGTTCCTCGTCGCCCGGCTGTTCAACCCGGCGCTCGCCGTGCTGGCGGTGCTGTTCGTGGGCCTCGGGGTCGCCTTCGGGGGCGGGTTGGCCCACCCCCTTTCCTCCGATTTCAGCCTCTCGTCCCTGACCTTCATCGCCCCGGCCTTCGAGCCGGCCGCCCTCATCGGCCTCGGCCTGCCCCTGTTCCTCGTGACCATGGCGTCCCAGAACCTGCCGGGCTTCGCGGTGCTACGCGCCTCCGGCTACACGCCCCCGACCCGCCCGATCCTCGCCGTGACGGGGCTCGCCTCCATGGTGACGGCCCTGTTCGGAGCCCATACCAGCAATCTCGCGGCCATCTCGGCGGCGATCTGCACCGGACCGGACACCCATCCCGATCCGGCCAAGCGCTGGATGGTCGGTCCGTTCTACACGTTGAGCTATCTGGCCTTCGCGGCCTTCAGCGCCGCGCTCATCGGCCTGATCGCCGCGCTGCCTCCCGAGCTCATCAAGACCGTCGCGGGCCTGGCCCTCATGGGGGCCTTCGCGGGCTCCTTGAGCTCGGCCCTTTCCGAAGAGGCCAAGCGATTTCCCGCCGTGCTGACCCTGGCGGTGACGGCGTCTGGCCTCACCCTCTATGGCATCGGCTCGGCGTTCTGGGGATTGGCCGCGGGCCTCGTCGCCCTCGCCCTCGACGCCCTCGTCATCCACGTGCGCAAGCTTGGCTGA
- the uvrC gene encoding excinuclease ABC subunit UvrC, giving the protein MSRNTYNDVPPDILDNEEDDDSVAVESGSDVEFDLEANPDSVQRGTEVIRRFWTTLPNAPGVYRMFDAKGDVLYVGKAKSLKNRVGSYARGQAHSNRIARMIAETSSMEFVTTATETEALLLEANLIKQLKPRYNVLLRDDKSLPYILLTAEHAAPQLVKHRGARKRKGDYYGPFASVWAVNRTINALQRAFLLRSCNDSYFENRTRPCLLFQIKRCSGPCTHEISSEEYASLVSEARAFLSGKSNAVKQRITEEMQQAAEELEFERAARCRDRLAALSAIQGVQGINTQSVEEADVFALDEQAGQFCVEVFFFRNWQNWGNRAYFPKADKSMTPDEVLGSFLAQFYDDKPAPRVILLSHEIEDAELMAAALSTRSETRVEIHAPQRGERRQLIEYVLRNAKEALGRRLADTASQQKLLISLGQAFGMSKAPKRVEVYDNSHIMGTNAVGAMVVAGANGFMKQHYRTFNMKSEDLKPGDDYGMMREMLQRRFARLVKEEPRGGTRGGNGQEAGNDAEPGFDDAFPAWPDLVLIDGGKGQLEAARQALAEVGVGEDDVALVGIAKGRDRDAGRETFFKVGQPPFKLPPRDPALYFVQRLRDEAHRFAIGSHRAKRKREMVKNPLDEIAGIGPTRKRALLHHFGTVKAIQRAALEDLMKAPGVNAATARAVYDFFHERG; this is encoded by the coding sequence ATGAGTCGCAATACCTATAACGACGTTCCGCCCGATATCCTGGACAACGAGGAGGACGACGACAGCGTGGCCGTGGAAAGCGGCTCGGATGTCGAGTTCGACCTCGAGGCCAACCCCGATTCCGTTCAGCGGGGCACCGAGGTCATCCGCCGGTTCTGGACCACGCTGCCCAATGCGCCGGGCGTCTATCGCATGTTCGACGCGAAGGGCGACGTGCTCTATGTGGGCAAGGCCAAGAGCCTGAAGAACCGCGTCGGCTCCTATGCCCGGGGCCAGGCCCATTCCAACCGCATCGCCCGCATGATCGCCGAGACCTCCTCGATGGAGTTCGTCACCACGGCGACCGAGACGGAGGCGCTGCTGCTGGAGGCCAACCTCATCAAGCAGCTCAAGCCCCGCTACAACGTGCTTCTGCGGGACGACAAGTCTCTGCCCTATATCCTGCTCACCGCGGAACATGCGGCCCCGCAGCTCGTGAAGCATCGCGGCGCCCGCAAGCGGAAGGGGGATTATTACGGCCCCTTCGCCAGCGTGTGGGCGGTCAACCGCACCATCAACGCCCTGCAGCGGGCGTTCCTGCTGCGCTCGTGCAACGACAGCTATTTCGAGAACCGCACGCGGCCCTGCCTGCTGTTCCAGATCAAGCGCTGCTCGGGCCCGTGCACCCATGAGATCTCGTCCGAGGAATATGCTTCGCTGGTGAGCGAGGCGCGGGCGTTCCTGTCGGGCAAGTCGAATGCCGTGAAGCAGCGCATTACAGAGGAAATGCAGCAGGCGGCCGAGGAGCTCGAATTCGAGCGCGCCGCGCGCTGCCGCGACAGGCTCGCCGCCTTGTCGGCGATCCAGGGCGTGCAGGGCATCAACACGCAATCCGTGGAAGAGGCCGACGTGTTCGCCCTCGACGAGCAGGCGGGGCAGTTCTGCGTCGAGGTGTTCTTCTTCCGCAACTGGCAGAACTGGGGCAACCGCGCGTACTTTCCGAAGGCCGACAAGTCGATGACGCCCGACGAGGTGCTCGGCTCCTTCCTGGCGCAGTTCTACGACGACAAGCCCGCGCCGCGCGTGATCCTGCTCTCCCACGAAATCGAGGATGCGGAGCTGATGGCGGCCGCGCTCTCGACCCGCAGCGAGACGCGCGTGGAAATCCATGCGCCCCAGCGAGGCGAGCGCCGCCAGCTCATCGAGTATGTCCTGCGCAACGCCAAGGAGGCGCTCGGCCGGCGCCTGGCCGACACGGCCTCGCAGCAGAAGCTCCTCATCTCGCTGGGCCAGGCCTTCGGCATGAGCAAGGCGCCCAAGCGCGTGGAGGTCTACGACAACTCCCACATCATGGGCACCAATGCGGTCGGCGCCATGGTGGTGGCGGGCGCGAACGGCTTCATGAAGCAGCATTACCGCACCTTCAACATGAAGTCGGAGGACCTGAAGCCCGGCGACGATTACGGCATGATGCGCGAGATGCTCCAGCGGCGCTTCGCGCGGCTCGTGAAGGAGGAGCCGAGGGGAGGCACGAGGGGAGGCAATGGGCAGGAGGCGGGCAACGACGCGGAGCCCGGTTTCGACGACGCATTTCCCGCTTGGCCCGATCTCGTCCTGATCGACGGCGGCAAGGGGCAGCTCGAAGCCGCCCGCCAGGCCCTGGCGGAGGTCGGGGTCGGGGAGGACGACGTGGCCCTCGTCGGCATCGCGAAGGGGCGCGACCGGGACGCGGGGCGCGAAACCTTCTTCAAGGTCGGCCAGCCCCCGTTCAAGCTGCCGCCACGCGACCCGGCCCTCTATTTCGTGCAGCGCCTGCGCGACGAAGCCCACCGCTTCGCCATCGGGTCCCACCGGGCCAAGCGCAAGCGGGAGATGGTCAAGAACCCGCTCGATGAGATCGCCGGCATCGGCCCCACTCGCAAACGGGCGCTCCTGCACCATTTCGGAACCGTGAAGGCGATCCAGCGCGCAGCTCTGGAGGACCTCATGAAGGCCCCCGGCGTGAACGCCGCCACGGCCCGCGCCGTGTACGATTTCTTCCACGAGCGGGGGTAA
- the pgsA gene encoding CDP-diacylglycerol--glycerol-3-phosphate 3-phosphatidyltransferase, which translates to MRRSQAFNLANLLTYGRLVAVPAVVGLLFWPEDHYSRWFALAVFALAAITDYFDGYIARAFSQQSALGRMLDPIADKLLVAACLLMLVADKTIQSWDIWAALVILCREILVSGLREFLAELKVGVPVSRVAKWKTTFQLLSLGFLIAGPAGETVLPGTVVIGRVLLWVSALLTLYTGWDYFKTGIKHVVDEG; encoded by the coding sequence ATGCGCCGGTCCCAGGCTTTCAACCTTGCCAATCTGCTCACCTATGGCCGACTCGTGGCCGTGCCGGCGGTCGTCGGCCTGTTGTTCTGGCCGGAGGACCATTACTCGCGCTGGTTCGCGCTCGCCGTCTTCGCCCTTGCCGCAATCACGGATTATTTCGACGGCTACATCGCGCGGGCCTTCTCGCAGCAATCGGCGCTCGGCCGGATGCTCGATCCGATCGCGGACAAGCTCCTCGTCGCGGCGTGCCTCCTCATGCTCGTCGCCGATAAGACGATCCAGAGCTGGGACATTTGGGCGGCCCTGGTCATCCTGTGCCGCGAGATCCTGGTGTCGGGCCTGCGCGAGTTCCTGGCGGAGCTGAAGGTGGGCGTGCCGGTGAGCCGGGTCGCCAAGTGGAAGACCACGTTCCAGCTCCTCTCGCTCGGCTTCCTGATCGCAGGGCCGGCGGGCGAGACGGTGCTGCCCGGCACCGTCGTGATCGGGCGCGTGCTCCTGTGGGTTTCGGCCCTGCTCACGCTCTATACGGGGTGGGACTATTTCAAGACCGGCATCAAACATGTCGTCGACGAGGGCTGA
- the moaD gene encoding molybdopterin converting factor subunit 1, whose translation MKLVYFAWVRERVGKTDETVDLPEGVATVADLVRWLRTRGEEYEYAFENEAIVRAAIDHVHVKPEASIAGAREIAFFPPMTGG comes from the coding sequence ATGAAGCTCGTCTATTTCGCATGGGTGCGGGAGCGGGTCGGCAAGACGGATGAGACCGTCGATCTGCCCGAAGGAGTCGCCACCGTCGCCGATCTCGTGCGCTGGCTGAGGACCAGGGGCGAGGAATACGAATATGCCTTCGAGAACGAGGCCATCGTCCGCGCCGCCATCGATCATGTGCACGTCAAGCCCGAGGCCTCGATCGCCGGGGCGCGGGAAATCGCCTTCTTCCCGCCCATGACGGGCGGGTAG
- a CDS encoding molybdenum cofactor biosynthesis protein MoaE has translation MAAVRIQAEPFDAAAETAALTGERGDIGAIVAFTGFCRDEGGRLSALELEHYAGMAEAEIARIAREAEARWPLLGLTVVHRFGLIRPGEPIVLVLAASVHRRAGFEAAEFMMDYLKTRAPFWKREHLTDGTVGAWVDAKGSDDEAAGRWA, from the coding sequence ATGGCTGCCGTCCGGATCCAGGCCGAGCCGTTCGACGCTGCCGCCGAGACGGCGGCCCTGACTGGGGAGCGCGGCGATATCGGGGCCATCGTGGCCTTCACGGGCTTCTGCCGGGACGAGGGCGGCCGGCTCTCCGCCCTGGAACTCGAGCATTATGCCGGCATGGCAGAAGCCGAGATCGCCCGCATCGCCCGCGAGGCCGAGGCACGCTGGCCCCTGCTGGGGCTCACGGTCGTCCATCGCTTCGGCCTGATCCGTCCTGGAGAGCCCATCGTGCTGGTCCTGGCCGCGAGCGTCCACCGCCGGGCGGGGTTCGAGGCGGCCGAGTTCATGATGGATTATCTCAAGACCCGCGCGCCGTTCTGGAAGCGCGAGCATCTGACGGACGGCACGGTGGGGGCCTGGGTCGACGCGAAGGGCAGCGACGACGAGGCCGCGGGACGATGGGCCTAG